The following are from one region of the Candidatus Hydrogenedentota bacterium genome:
- a CDS encoding YhfC family intramembrane metalloprotease produces MGAANLYFLLFSGIGMMLVAMSSVAICSYLVRPQFRWYWVGAGIWFVAVVLKVVCALIANPFVLPPLKGGTGQFTYLILGSLYLGIESSIFEMGITLAAVLVWRQLAQDATRGIAIGVGAGAFEALLLGLSGVANAGAAIAGVPGTEIIVEQIQKVAATTPLFFLLGPAERTIAILCHVSTRALILLGAARSRPILVVYGFVIFTLLDGVAGGAHLSGAVTTMSMWWIELAILPFAIVSVPIIRWCHENWNDRAPNAANGWSPEAHTAEVHKDTL; encoded by the coding sequence ATGGGCGCGGCAAATCTGTATTTCTTGCTCTTCTCCGGCATCGGAATGATGTTGGTCGCGATGTCGTCGGTGGCGATCTGTTCGTATTTGGTCCGGCCACAGTTTCGCTGGTACTGGGTCGGCGCGGGAATTTGGTTCGTCGCAGTCGTTTTGAAGGTCGTTTGTGCGCTCATTGCGAACCCGTTCGTCCTCCCGCCGCTTAAAGGGGGGACCGGACAATTCACGTACCTCATCCTTGGGAGCCTCTACCTCGGAATAGAGTCCAGCATTTTTGAAATGGGCATCACGCTCGCGGCAGTGCTCGTGTGGAGACAACTGGCGCAAGATGCCACGCGCGGAATCGCCATCGGTGTCGGCGCGGGCGCGTTTGAAGCGCTGCTGTTGGGGCTATCGGGCGTGGCGAATGCAGGCGCCGCAATCGCCGGTGTGCCCGGCACGGAAATCATTGTCGAGCAGATTCAAAAAGTAGCCGCGACGACGCCGCTGTTCTTTCTGCTCGGTCCCGCCGAACGCACCATTGCGATTCTCTGTCACGTGTCCACGCGCGCGCTCATCTTGCTTGGCGCTGCAAGGAGTCGTCCCATCCTCGTCGTTTACGGGTTTGTAATCTTTACCCTGCTCGACGGAGTCGCAGGAGGCGCACACCTCAGTGGCGCCGTGACCACGATGTCAATGTGGTGGATCGAACTCGCGATCTTGCCCTTCGCGATCGTCAGCGTGCCGATCATTCGTTGGTGCCACGAGAACTGGAATGATCGCGCGCCCAATGCCGCTAACGGCTGGTCGCCCGAGGCGCACACCGCAGAAGTGCACAAAGACACTCTGTGA
- the glmS gene encoding glutamine--fructose-6-phosphate transaminase (isomerizing) yields MCGIVGYIGKKNAVDIIMSGLHRLEYRGYDSAGVAVIRNGSLDCVKSVGKLVKMDDKLKQNPLDAPLGIGHTRWATHGVPSEVNSHPHFDNDLEIAVVHNGIIENYQELREELKKGGANFRSQTDTETIAHLVRKYYQGDLFAAVKRALQDVEGAYAIGVVCKKNPDVMVAARHGSPLIVGLGDGEAFIASDVPAIMKYTRKVLYIDNGQVCEIRRDGYKIEDLKGNPVNLEVKTVDWDDSAAEKEGYPHFMLKEINQQPDVIKNTLRGRVTEGSDTVQLPDMQVTEQELKDLKKIVIVSCGTAWHAGLVGKYLLEKFAQVPVEVDIASEYRYRDPIVHPNTMVIPVTQSGETADTLEAIRIAKKKGAKVVSIVNVVGSSIARESHGVIYTQAGPEIGVASTKAYTSQITAFALFTIWLGETRGVLTKAQGREMIAHLRAIPDKIQWCLDHQEDVIRCSKDPKYLNAQSALYLGRSYNFPSALEGALKLKEISYIHAEGYGAGEMKHGPIALVTNELPVVCVATKGDVYDKMVSNIQEIRARSGIVLSVATEGDEAIKSHSADVLYVPDCYEPFSPIVVAVPLQLLAYYIATNRGCDVDQPRNLAKSVTVE; encoded by the coding sequence ATGTGCGGAATCGTAGGGTACATCGGAAAGAAGAACGCCGTTGACATCATCATGTCGGGCCTGCACCGGCTCGAATACCGCGGGTACGACTCCGCGGGTGTCGCGGTCATTCGCAACGGGTCGCTCGATTGCGTCAAGAGCGTCGGCAAGCTCGTAAAGATGGATGACAAACTGAAGCAGAATCCCCTCGACGCGCCGCTGGGCATCGGCCACACGCGCTGGGCCACGCACGGCGTGCCGAGCGAAGTGAACTCGCACCCCCACTTCGACAACGACTTGGAGATCGCCGTCGTCCATAACGGCATCATCGAGAACTACCAGGAACTGCGCGAGGAACTGAAGAAGGGCGGCGCGAATTTCCGCAGCCAGACGGACACGGAGACCATCGCGCACCTCGTGCGGAAATACTACCAGGGCGATCTGTTCGCGGCGGTCAAGCGCGCGCTGCAGGACGTCGAGGGGGCATACGCCATCGGCGTCGTGTGCAAGAAGAACCCGGACGTGATGGTCGCCGCGCGTCATGGCAGTCCGTTGATCGTCGGTCTTGGCGATGGCGAGGCGTTTATCGCCTCGGACGTTCCGGCCATCATGAAGTACACGCGGAAAGTGCTGTACATCGACAACGGGCAAGTCTGCGAAATACGCCGCGACGGATACAAGATCGAGGACCTGAAAGGCAATCCCGTCAACCTGGAAGTGAAGACGGTCGACTGGGACGATAGCGCCGCGGAGAAGGAAGGGTATCCGCACTTCATGCTGAAGGAGATCAACCAGCAGCCGGACGTGATCAAGAACACCTTGCGCGGCCGCGTGACCGAAGGGTCGGACACCGTGCAGTTGCCCGACATGCAGGTGACGGAACAGGAACTGAAAGACCTCAAAAAGATCGTCATCGTGTCGTGCGGCACGGCGTGGCACGCGGGGCTGGTCGGCAAGTATCTGCTCGAGAAGTTTGCGCAGGTGCCGGTCGAAGTCGATATCGCGTCCGAGTACCGCTACCGCGATCCGATCGTGCACCCAAATACGATGGTGATCCCGGTGACGCAGTCCGGCGAGACCGCCGACACGCTCGAAGCGATTCGCATCGCGAAGAAGAAGGGCGCGAAAGTCGTTTCGATTGTAAACGTGGTGGGATCGAGCATCGCGCGCGAGTCGCACGGCGTCATCTACACGCAAGCCGGACCGGAGATTGGCGTGGCGTCGACGAAAGCGTACACCTCGCAGATCACGGCGTTTGCACTGTTTACCATTTGGCTCGGCGAGACGCGCGGCGTACTCACCAAGGCGCAGGGCCGCGAGATGATTGCGCATCTGCGCGCGATTCCGGACAAAATCCAGTGGTGCCTCGACCATCAGGAAGATGTCATCCGCTGCTCGAAGGACCCGAAGTATCTGAACGCGCAGAGCGCGCTGTACCTCGGGCGCAGCTACAACTTCCCGAGCGCGCTCGAAGGCGCTTTGAAACTGAAGGAAATCAGCTACATCCATGCGGAAGGTTATGGCGCGGGTGAAATGAAGCACGGCCCCATCGCGCTGGTCACCAACGAACTGCCGGTTGTCTGCGTCGCGACGAAGGGCGACGTGTACGACAAGATGGTCTCGAACATCCAGGAAATCCGCGCGCGCAGCGGGATTGTCCTTTCCGTCGCAACGGAAGGCGATGAAGCAATCAAATCGCACAGCGCCGACGTGCTGTACGTGCCGGATTGCTACGAGCCGTTCAGCCCGATCGTGGTCGCCGTGCCGTTGCAGTTGCTCGCGTACTACATCGCCACGAACCGCGGCTGCGACGTCGACCAGCCGAGGAACTTGGCGAAGAGCGTGACGGTGGAGTAA
- a CDS encoding HigA family addiction module antidote protein, translated as MSKKRPTHPGKYVRHDCIEPLGLTITAAAKALGVTRQTLTSLVNCKSGVSPEMAVRLEKVFGSTAEMWLRLQTAYDLAQVMKRASKIKVKRLYPVRAPQSRVA; from the coding sequence ATGAGCAAAAAGCGCCCGACTCACCCGGGCAAGTATGTTCGCCACGATTGCATCGAACCGCTGGGCCTGACGATAACGGCCGCCGCGAAGGCCCTTGGAGTAACGAGGCAAACGCTTACCAGTCTTGTAAACTGCAAGAGTGGCGTGTCGCCCGAGATGGCCGTGCGGCTTGAAAAGGTGTTCGGGAGCACGGCGGAAATGTGGCTGCGGCTGCAGACCGCATACGATCTTGCGCAAGTGATGAAACGCGCGTCCAAGATCAAGGTTAAGCGGCTCTATCCGGTCCGTGCACCGCAATCTCGCGTGGCGTAA
- a CDS encoding helix-turn-helix transcriptional regulator, with translation MPKISGDELRGHLATLILSVLARGEAHGYEVLRRIEDAGSGALELKEGTLYPALYRLEQSGHISARWESAKETRRGPRRRIYRLTKKGIAELDRGRKSWRNFVSVMDRIVEA, from the coding sequence ATGCCGAAGATATCCGGAGACGAACTGCGCGGCCACCTCGCGACGCTCATTCTTTCCGTTCTCGCGCGGGGCGAAGCGCATGGATACGAGGTCCTGCGCCGTATCGAGGACGCCGGTTCTGGAGCCCTCGAATTGAAGGAAGGCACGTTGTATCCCGCGTTATACCGCCTGGAACAATCTGGCCACATCTCCGCCCGCTGGGAATCGGCGAAGGAAACCCGCCGCGGTCCACGCCGCCGCATTTACCGTCTGACGAAGAAAGGCATAGCCGAACTCGACCGCGGCAGAAAGTCCTGGCGGAATTTCGTGTCCGTTATGGATCGCATTGTGGAGGCCTAA
- the surE gene encoding 5'/3'-nucleotidase SurE encodes MAKPQILVTNDDGIQAPGLAILAEALEPLGDVWVYAPDRQQSAVGHGVSLHRPLRVTPFKPRWFMVDGTPTDCVMLAVRDLLEARPDIVVSGVNPGANLGDDVTYSGTVAGAYEGMLLGIHAVAVSDVAYEPMHMETSGAIARQIAEKVLATGLPPDTMLNVNVPDVPVDQLRGVRVTRMGRRHYEDEIVRREDPRGRLYYWIGGNAPSHIVEPGTDFDAIEQCCVSVTPLHRDVTNHAALEAMRGAYEK; translated from the coding sequence ATGGCGAAACCGCAAATCCTTGTCACCAATGACGATGGAATACAAGCGCCCGGTTTGGCGATCCTCGCGGAAGCGCTGGAGCCGTTGGGCGACGTTTGGGTGTATGCGCCGGACCGGCAGCAGAGCGCGGTCGGTCACGGGGTATCGCTTCACCGGCCGCTCCGCGTAACGCCGTTCAAACCGCGCTGGTTCATGGTGGACGGCACGCCGACGGACTGCGTGATGCTGGCAGTTCGCGACCTGCTCGAGGCGCGGCCGGACATCGTCGTCTCCGGCGTGAACCCCGGTGCGAACCTGGGCGATGACGTAACCTACTCGGGCACGGTCGCCGGCGCGTACGAAGGAATGCTGCTGGGCATCCACGCGGTCGCGGTCTCCGACGTGGCGTACGAACCGATGCACATGGAAACGTCCGGTGCCATCGCGCGCCAGATAGCCGAGAAGGTGTTGGCGACCGGCTTGCCGCCGGACACGATGCTGAACGTAAACGTGCCGGATGTGCCGGTCGACCAACTGCGCGGCGTGCGCGTAACGCGCATGGGCCGGCGGCATTACGAGGACGAGATCGTCCGGCGCGAAGACCCGCGCGGGCGCTTGTACTACTGGATCGGCGGGAACGCGCCGAGCCATATCGTCGAGCCGGGGACGGATTTCGACGCGATTGAGCAATGCTGCGTCAGCGTGACGCCGCTGCACCGTGACGTGACGAACCACGCGGCGCTCGAAGCGATGCGGGGAGCGTACGAGAAGTAA
- a CDS encoding SDR family NAD(P)-dependent oxidoreductase — MRDVSGKVALVTGAGSGIGRETALALAREGARLIVCDINADSLDPVRREIDALSKCLLAERVDVSSIDEMRAFADKVHALVPAVDILVNNAGVGLVGTILSTSYEDWQWIVGINLWGVIHGCHLFTPKMAARGSGGHIVNVSSMLGFNPTPDIVGYSTAKFGVFGLSMCMRSDLRDHNIGVSVICPGIIKTNITKAARITGHDDADRLRSKVMAFYNRRNYGPEKVARAIVKAIKRNTAIVPVSPESWLGYWLNRIWPAGNRAVWRWTTKMIEK; from the coding sequence ATGCGCGACGTTTCCGGGAAAGTCGCGCTGGTGACGGGCGCGGGCAGCGGCATTGGCCGCGAGACGGCTTTGGCACTGGCACGTGAAGGCGCACGGCTGATCGTCTGCGACATCAACGCGGATTCGCTCGACCCCGTCCGGCGCGAGATCGATGCGCTCTCGAAATGTTTGCTGGCCGAGCGCGTGGATGTGTCGTCGATTGACGAGATGCGCGCGTTCGCGGACAAGGTCCACGCCCTTGTGCCCGCAGTGGACATCCTCGTGAACAACGCCGGCGTGGGGCTCGTCGGCACGATCCTCTCGACCTCGTACGAGGATTGGCAGTGGATTGTCGGCATCAATCTATGGGGTGTGATCCATGGCTGCCACCTCTTCACGCCAAAGATGGCCGCGCGCGGTTCGGGCGGGCACATTGTCAACGTATCGAGCATGCTCGGCTTCAATCCGACCCCCGATATTGTGGGCTACTCGACCGCAAAATTCGGGGTGTTCGGATTGTCGATGTGCATGCGAAGCGACCTCCGGGATCACAACATTGGTGTCTCCGTGATTTGCCCCGGCATCATCAAAACCAACATTACGAAAGCGGCACGCATCACCGGCCACGACGATGCCGACCGCCTGCGCAGCAAAGTTATGGCTTTCTACAACAGGCGCAATTATGGGCCCGAAAAGGTTGCGCGCGCGATCGTGAAGGCGATCAAACGGAATACTGCCATCGTGCCCGTTTCGCCCGAGTCGTGGCTCGGCTATTGGCTGAACCGCATCTGGCCGGCCGGCAACCGCGCGGTCTGGCGCTGGACGACCAAGATGATCGAGAAGTAG
- a CDS encoding type II toxin-antitoxin system RelE/ParE family toxin, which produces MIRHIRNKALRAIWENKSHRGIPSEHSEKITRILDALNLASKPEDLNFPGWRLHPLKGDMVGFWSVTVRANWRIVFRFVEGDVTDIDYLDYH; this is translated from the coding sequence GTGATTCGACATATTCGCAATAAGGCGCTGCGGGCGATATGGGAAAACAAATCCCATCGAGGTATTCCTTCCGAGCATTCCGAGAAAATCACCCGTATTCTGGATGCGCTTAATTTGGCATCGAAACCAGAAGATTTGAATTTTCCGGGCTGGCGCCTACATCCGCTTAAGGGCGATATGGTTGGATTTTGGTCTGTAACCGTTCGCGCAAACTGGCGCATCGTATTCAGGTTTGTGGAAGGCGATGTGACGGACATCGACTATTTGGATTACCATTGA